GGGCGGCAGCGGGGGGAGCGAGCCTGAGAGGTTGTTGCGCTTGAGGTCGAGGCGGAGGAGGGGAGCGGAGTCGCGGAAGCGGGGGAGGTGGCCGGATAGCTGGTTATGGCAGAGGACAATGTTGGAGAGAACGGGAGCGTCGGCCAGGGCTGGAGGCAGAGGGCCGGAGAGTCGGTTATAGCTGAGATCGAGGGTGCGGAGCCGGGGCAGCGAGGCAAGGCCGGCGGGGATACGGCCGGAGAGGAGGTTCTTGCTGAGGGCGAGGAAACGGAGGTCGCGGCAGCGCGCGAGGCCGTCGGGAACGGGGCCAGCGACACGACCGGGGACCAGGGAGAGCTCGGACAAAGCCGACAAACGGCCGAGAGCAGGGTCCAGCCTGCCTCGCAGACCAGGGGAGCCGGCGCGGGGTTCTCCGAGGGCGAGCGCCACCACGCGGCCGCTAGCGCAGAACACGCCCGGGAACTCACAGGGGTCGGCGGTGAAGTCCCACGCGGAGAAGAAGTGCGAGCCGGGCATGTCCTCCAGCTGCTTGCGCACCGCCTGCAGCTCCAAGAAGTCCGCCGGATCAAGTGTCGCCGCCGCTGCCACGCACAGCAGAAGAAGCAGGACGAGAGTCCTCAAGAGCGAGAAACAGCAGGTCGACTCCATGTCCACCGCGATCGGTTGGCGGTACGGCCGTGCGAGGGAAGGGGTTTTAATAGAGCGCGCGTGCGAGTTGGTTTCCAGTGGGGAAGGGGGCGCGAGGTCATTTAATGGCGCAACTGTGCGGACAAGGGAAGAGAAGACTTGGGCGAGAAGGGTCGTTGCTTCGTCGCGTGGAGGAGTCATTGATTGTGGCttggggaagaagaaggtgcagCGCAATGGATGATGACGATACTCGATGCCTTCCTTGGAGTAGTCTCTTCACCATCATCCTCATCGTTATGGTTATTATGGCTATTTATTTATCCGCTAAAGACCGAAGCTTCATCCTTCCCACCTTCTAACTTCTCAGATTAACTCTATaatttctctgttttttttttatataatctaAGGATGAATTATGTCTACGATAAACGGAATTATCTTTATTATTCCCATAAACTGTGTCCATTGCTACTTTGGAATTAAATAATTATGATAGATGTCCTACGAGTTAGTGCAAATTCATCATTTGTCAATTTATAAAAAACGAAGCACCTAACTTTTTGAATTGATCAAAAATACATTATACTTTACTAATTTGTCAAAGGACATAAAACCTCGAATCATTactaaaaatgttaaaaataataatagagaatatatttaaattttttataattttaaaaattcataagaTTTTGAGATTAtgaaatccactgatcgatctagagattTCAGATTGTAATCATTTCAGGTTTcgtggatttttaaaattataaggaattaaaatatatttttcattattattttttacttttttggtggatcagagattttgaaaaaaattaaatctttttttttctattagacCTGATGTCTTCCCATATCAAGTCCAATGTGGTTGAGCCTAATATGGGGAGATATTCGGTTCAATGTGAGTCTAATGTCCATAAGAGgcatgagaaaaaaaagaagaacgaaaaagaatttattttttttaaaacctttaGACTATCCCTAAGaaagtcaaaaataataatagagaACATAtttaactccttgcaattttaaaaattcacatTACCTGAAATGGTTACAATCGATTAATGGGTTTAAGTCGAAACTCACTGATTAACCTAGAAGTCTCAGATTGTATCCATTTCAGGTCCTATGGagttctaaaattacaaggaattCAAATATACTCTCTATTATTATTTTCGACTTCTCTAGTGGTGGAACATGGGGTTTGAAAAAACTAAAtctcttttttctttcttattttttttttataaagcctggtatctccccatatcaggttTATATTGGGCCTCATATGAGGATATATCAGGCccaagttgggcctgatatgagaagATATCAAGCCCAAATTGAGCTTGATATGGAAAGATATCATACCCAACATGGGATTGATCTCTCATAaagc
This window of the Zingiber officinale cultivar Zhangliang chromosome 3B, Zo_v1.1, whole genome shotgun sequence genome carries:
- the LOC121967543 gene encoding LRR receptor-like serine/threonine-protein kinase ERECTA, producing MTPPRDEATTLLAQVFSSLVRTVAPLNDLAPPSPLETNSHARSIKTPSLARPYRQPIAVDMESTCCFSLLRTLVLLLLLCVAAAATLDPADFLELQAVRKQLEDMPGSHFFSAWDFTADPCEFPGVFCASGRVVALALGEPRAGSPGLRGRLDPALGRLSALSELSLVPGRVAGPVPDGLARCRDLRFLALSKNLLSGRIPAGLASLPRLRTLDLSYNRLSGPLPPALADAPVLSNIVLCHNQLSGHLPRFRDSAPLLRLDLKRNNLSGSLPPLPPSLHYLALGSNSLTGRVDAVLPRLNRLNFLDLSSNLFSGPIPASVFGFPLETLQLQRNAFAGPLTPRGDVAVAVVDLSYNRFSGSVPPQLASAGRLYLNNNRLTGVVPARLIHGLSGRLQLLYLQHNFLTGIEISPAVAAIPLGAALCLQYNCMVPPFQTPCPLKAGAQGMRPADQCPQWRS